The following are encoded together in the Glycine max cultivar Williams 82 chromosome 8, Glycine_max_v4.0, whole genome shotgun sequence genome:
- the LOC100305806 gene encoding uncharacterized protein LOC100305806 — MNKFKKSQVLVLLVLVLLLLITPFLPSSLRPTYLYFIINFLIMALFAEAGLISDFSRPLEDKKQSTSVTNSTSEKREVSNSTPTVVGDDVSEHVEKSASERVVCVTKVDKVQNSPSMPTLLFIGGGEADEQVMDEELEAEEELGGVNGQELFTKAEAFIGNFYKQLKMQSEESWIYQKAL, encoded by the coding sequence ATGAACAAGTTTAAGAAATCTCAAGTTCTAGTTCTCTTAGTTctagttcttcttcttctcatcacACCCTTTTTACCTTCCTCTTTGAGACCAACCTACTTGTATTTCATTATAAACTTCCTCATCATGGCACTTTTTGCTGAAGCTGGCCTCATTTCAGATTTTTCTAGGCCTTTAGAAGATAAAAAGCAATCTACTTCTGTTACCAATTCCACTTCTGAGAAAAGAGAAGTTTCCAATTCCACCCCTACAGTTGTTGGAGATGATGTCTCAGAACATGTTGAAAAGTCTGCATCTGAGAGGGTTGTTTGTGTCACCAAAGTGGACAAGGTGCAAAATTCTCCTTCAATGCCTACCCTTTTATTCATAGGGGGTGGAGAAGCTGATGAACAGGTCATGGATGAAGAGCTTGAAGCAGAAGAGGAGCTTGGAGGAGTAAATGGGCAAGAGCTCTTTACAAAAGCTGAGGCCTTCATTGGGAACTTCTACAAGCAACTGAAGATGCAAAGTGAGGAATCTTGGATTTATCAAAAAGCCCTTTAG